In Crassostrea angulata isolate pt1a10 chromosome 6, ASM2561291v2, whole genome shotgun sequence, a genomic segment contains:
- the LOC128190134 gene encoding uncharacterized protein LOC128190134, with product MLRMNFPESQKSFENLSRLWALIMIVCTDLFREVLSYYIKTSDLRLEADKHRRKLEMVLNVPEKRILYPIKKEKPLALTDMDFLLLYKLLRNICHIPFSSGWGQAPQRGDRSIGACIERIRFLRNMLAHTNGIVGEDDFEYYWAELRDAVVLIEEGLIGGDKYRMKIESLRTGNLSTSPESNQEELRIIKAFRSEHPAVETTSDEKERVQRERHFSFQYCRKSQGYVFISVGKVNMADRKSKVSKKLRGSALSAKKMNQYHYFDQLLTILEKHDEFTTSAFGIPKQLFTAAAGTVVGGMIGGPLGAMVGGAAGLTITHLWSQAKTPIIDALRSLNNEQKETVVRVVQALVGATPIGSFLNNASQKKELLSLLYNTLVELLNKR from the exons ATGTTAAGAATGAATTTCCCTGAATCACAGAagtcatttgaaaatttgagtCGTTTATGGGCGCTTATTATGATAGTTTGTACAGACCTATTTCGGGAGGTTCTCAGTTACTACATTAAAACTTCTGACTTGAGATTAGAGGCTGACAAACATAGAAGAAAATTGGAAATGGTCTTAAATGTTCCAGAGAAAAGAATTCTTTATccaataaagaaagaaaaaccaCTTGCTTTAACTGACATGGATTTCTTACTGCTTTATAAACTTTTACGCAACATTTGTCACATCCCATTTTCTTCCGGTTGGGGACAAGCTCCACAGAGAGGGGACAGAAGCATTGGGGCTTGTATTGAGAGAATAAGATTCCTAAGAAATATGTTAGCGCACACAAATGGAATAGTAGGAGAGGatgattttgaatattattggGCTGAATTGCGGGATGCTGTTGTCTTAATTGAAGAAGGGTTGATTGGTGGAGATAAATATCGAATGAAAATCGAGTCATTGCGCACAGGGAATCTCTCTACGTCACCAGAAAGCAATCAAGAGGAGCTAAGAATAATAAAAG ctTTCCGTTCAGAGCATCCTGCAGTAGAAACAACAAGTGATGAAAAAGAAAGAg tacagcgagaacgacattTTTCA TTTCAGTATTGCCGGAAATCCCAAGGGTATGTTTTTATTTCGGTTGGGAAGGTAAACATGGCCGATAGAAAAAGCAAAGTATCGAAAAAACTCCGAGGGTCTG CATTATCAGCAAAGAAAATGAATCAGTATCATTATTTTGACCAACTTCTAACTATTCTTGAAAAACATGATGAGTTCACAACTAGTGCTTTCGGGATACCCAAGCAGCTATTCACAGCGGCTGCAGGCACTGTTGTGGGTGGCATGATCGGTGGACCACTTGGCGCAATGGTCGGGGGGGCTGCAGGGCTTACTATAACACACCTGTGGTCACAGGCGAAAACTCCAATTATTGATGCATTGAGAAGCCTTAATAACGAACAGAAGGAAACTGTTGTACGTGTTGTACAGGCTCTTGTTGGGGCTACACCAATCGGTTCATTTCTTAATAATGCGAGCCAAAAAAAGGAGTTACTTAGCCTCCTGTATAACACTTTGGTGGAATTATTGAATAAAAGATAA